A window of the Serinus canaria isolate serCan28SL12 chromosome 20, serCan2020, whole genome shotgun sequence genome harbors these coding sequences:
- the TGM2 gene encoding protein-glutamine gamma-glutamyltransferase 2, with amino-acid sequence MAEDLVLETWDLHCDRNGLEHRTADMGCKQLVLRRGQPFTITLRFSGRGYEEGVDKLSFNVETGPCPSETSGTSSHFAMTDCPEESCWSAVVQQQDGESLAVSLCSPPNARIGRYSLTLEACTDYQGSSYQIGDFILLFNPWHPEDSVFMRDENERREYVLSQDGLIYQGTCDYIYSIPWNFGQFEDEVLAICLNMLDINPKHLRDQNRDCSRRNDPVYIGRVVSAMVNCNDEDRGVLFGRWDNRYEDGMSPMAWIGSVDILKRWKKFGCQPVKYGQCWVFAAVACTVMRCLGIPSRVVTNYNSAHDTNANLTIDRYINERGEQERQSWDKIWNFHCWVESWMARPDLADGYDGWQVLDPTPQEKSEGVYCCGPAPVKAIKEGDMLPKYDIPFIFAEVNADVVYWVVQGDGVQKQSIRSSDVGKFISTKSVGKDSREDITHNYKYPEGSEEERAVFEKAEHQKKSIGEEDEGLHLRIKVSEGANKGSDFDVFAVVNNNTDEERVCRVTLCARATSHNGTLGPQCGLSDPVDINIEPRAEKRVPLSILYEEYRDKLTQDNLIKVVALLKDHQTGDVIVAVRDIYVENPPIKIRILGEPMQNRKLVAEISLVNPLTVPLNGCVFVVEGTGLTEGQLVKELEEPVEPQAEAKFRMDLMPRLSGLQKLMVDFESDQLTGVKGYRNVIIAPQPL; translated from the exons ATGGCCGAAG ACCTGGTGCTGGAGACGTGGGACCTGCACTGCGACCGCAATGGGCTGGAGCACCGCACGGCGGACATGGGCTGCAAGCAGCTGGTGCTGCGGCGAGGGCAGCCCTTCACCATCACCCTGCGCTTCTCGGGCCGCGGCTACGAGGAGGGCGTGGACAAACTCTCCTTCAACGTCGAGACCG GGCCCTGCCCCAGTGAGACATCAGGAACCAGCTCCCACTTTGCCATGACTGACTGCCCCGAGGAGTCGTGCTGGAGTGCcgtggtgcagcagcaggacgGGGAGTCCCTGGCTGTGTCACTCTGCTCCCCACCCAACGCGCGCATCGGCCGCTACAGCCTGACCCTGGAGGCCTGCACTGACTACCAGGGCTCCAGCTACCAGATCGGGGACTTCATCCTGCTCTTCAACCCCTGGCACCCAG AGGACTCGGTTTTCATGCGTGACGAGAACGAGCGCCGTGAGTACGTCCTGTCCCAGGACGGGCTTATCTACCAGGGCACCTGTGATTACATCTACTCCATCCCCTGGAACTTTGGCCAG TTCGAGGATGAAGTCTTGGCCATCTGCCTCAACATGCTGGACATAAACCCCAAACACCTGAGGGATCAGAACCGGGACTGCTCCCGCCGCAACGACCCCGTGTACATCGGCAGGGTGGTGAGCGCCATG GTGAACTGTAATGACGAGGACCGGGGGGTGCTCTTTGGGCGGTGGGACAATCGCTACGAGGATGGGATGAGCCCCATGGCCTGGATTGGGAGCGTGGATATTCTCAAGAGGTGGAAGAAGTTTGGGTGCCAGCCAGTCAAGTATGGCCAGTGCTGGgtttttgctgctgtggcttGCACTG tCATGCGGTGCCTGGGCATCCCCAGCCGGGTGGTGACCAACTACAACTCAGCCCACGACACCAACGCCAACCTGACCATCGACCGCTACATCAACGAGCggggggagcaggagaggcaaTCCTGGGACAAGATCTG GAACTTCCACTGCTGGGTGGAGTCGTGGATGGCCCGTCCCGACCTGGCAGATGGCTATGATGGGTGGCAGGTGCTGGACCCAACCCCTCAGGAGAAGAGTGAAG gagtTTACTGCTGCGGGCCAGCCCCTGTCAAAGCCATCAAAGAGGGTGACATGCTGCCCAAGTACGACATCCCTTTCATCTTCGCCGAGGTGAACGCTGACGTGGTGTACTGGGTGGTGCAGGGTGACGGGGTGCAGAAGCAGAGCATCCGATCCTCAGACGTGGGCAAGTTCATCAGCACCAAGAGCGTAGGCAAGGACAGCCGGGAGGACATCACCCACAACTACAAATACCCAGAGG GGTCTGAGGAGGAGCGGGCAGTGTTTGAGAAGGCAGAGCATCAGAAGAAGTCCATCGGGGAGGAGGATGAGGGGCTGCACCTCAGGATCAAGGTGTCAGAGGGTGCAAACAAGGGCAGTGACTTCGATGTCTTCGCTGTCGTCAACAACAACACAGACGAGGAGCGTGTCTGCAGGGTGACACTGTGTGCCCGTGCCACCAGCCACAACGGCACCCTCGGGCCCCAGTGCGGCCTCAGCGACCCCGTGGACATCAACATTGAGCCCAGGGCAG AGAAGAGGGTTCCCCTGAGCATCCTGTATGAAGAGTACAGGGACAAACTGACCCAGGACAACCTCATCAAGGTGGTGGCTCTCCTCAAGGATCACCAGACTGGTGACGTCATCGTGGCTGTCAGGGACATCTATGTTGAGAATCCACCGATTAAGATCAGG ATTTTAGGAGAGCCAATGCAGAATCGGAAGCTGGTGGCCGAGATCAGCCTGGTGAACCCTCTCACCGTGCCCCTGAACGGCTGCGTGTTCGTGGTGGAGGGCACTGGCCTCACCGAGGGGCAGCTGGTCAAGGAGCT TGAGGAGCCGGTGGAGCCGCAGGCAGAGGCCAAATTCCGGATGGATCTGATGCCACGGCTGTCGGGGCTGCAGAAGCTGATGGTGGACTTTGAGAGTGACCAGCTGACGGGGGTCAAGGGCTACCGCAACGTCATCATCGCACCCCAGCCCCTGTGA